The sequence GGGCGATAGATTTGAATTTGATTGTGCTTAGGTTGACCTAAGCACAATCAGCTACCAACCTAGCTAACTGTCTAGCTGTACCTACTTTTGTATAAAGTATATGTATACTGTTGTTCAATTGTTGGAATTACCtaaatgaaatttttgctttcaCCCTATCCTGATTAAAAATTTGAGATTATGCCCTTGAATTGAATGTTGACTACGTCcttattgacattttatttgtatcatttCCAGGCCAATCCTGAAGTCAGTGCGTTTCGTAAATAACGACACAATTGCGGTTATGTGGACCAACAGAGTGCAGACTACGTTCAGAGTGTTGTTGTGCACGGACGGACAGACCTCTTGCAATCTGGtaagcatattttttaatccGGACTAACGGATTTTAAGATAAAAGTAGACAAAGTTTTCAGTAACAaccaatgcaataaaaaaacaaaacacatcacgccttaacccctgaaggggtaagcagatcTACCAGAACATCCACTTTAgcgatgatttttttattccaagatGTACTAGAAAGCAAACTTATCGCTATATAGGGCATAATTTTGACCTCAAGAGACTGAGGAAAATACCCAATATCACGTTCCtagatccgggattcgaaccagaAACCTTAGCCTTATCGTTCCGTTGACCTATTACAAATACCAAAGAGACAgccatgaaattattttaactcaATCAAATAGAACGGTCTTTTTTCCCACTTGTCTTTATTCTGCTCCAATATCTAGTTCATGCATTTTGTAATAGGGCCTAGTTTTCACTATGTGCCACTCATCAGTCGTCAACCAGATAAGAGATGTAATCCTGTACTAGAAGAATAGAACTGACTCGCATCTACTTcagcaatgaaataaaactaattgccAAACATAATTTATCAGGGACTTTTACGGAAacggttatttatttaattttctttcattCCAGATTTACTCATACACTGAAAACGACGGTTGGATTGATAACATCCCTCTCGTGTTTAACCGCCTCGGAAATGCTTTCATCACAATTTTACCACAGGTgtgctattatttttatctatattctgCTCACAACTTTACTTACTTAAAGTCCGTTACCGGGCTACAATATAACCTATGACACtattgttagtaaaaaaattattttagattcgGAGTTGTAATTTGTCGTGTTGAACAAACCAGTTTAGTTTTATCTCTGAACCTTGTCAGATATTGGAAAATCACGTGGTCAGCTAtcttaatatacttattgttgAAATCAGAAATAAGCTAGAACAAAAAAATGTCGTAgaaccaatatattataaatacattttggtAGTTGAATATTGATATACTATGATAATAATAAGGACAAACTATTACTTTTACCTGTTTCGACGCTAAAGAATGAAACTTCATGTTTGTTAATGTATAATGATAAACATAATTGAAATTTTCTAGCCGGTGGGAGGAGTATTGTACAAGCAAATAGTACAAATATCTCAGTCCGCTTCTGGCAACTTGTGGTCGAGCAATGCTATCCTCAACACACCGCAAACTGTCGGAGACATTATGGACTGGTCTCCGGATAACGTcatgtaagtttatttttccatgcttaggaaaatttatttcactaGATCTGAAGTACATAAtagtcttattaatattatattggtcAACTAGAGCTGAGGGTGAACTAAGTTCTTCAATAATCGCCAGAATATGACGGACTGAGCTAAGAACGAGACTTCTCGGAATTACTTATTGTGGATCTATAATAACTTGCTATTTGACCATGTGTACATTAGTCGCTATCCAATCATGGAGGTACAAAATATAGGTCTAGTAACTACTCACCAGCTGTAATCTGCTAAAGCATTGGCGGTTCTGATATTATTCCTAGCGGTATCCAGGATCTATCTCGTAAAAAGACTCCTAGATCTTTCGAATCTCTATTTACCCTAGTAGTATAAGCacatactatataatatttgcaGTTGGTACCGCGCCACGCACATCAACGACTCTGCCGAGCAACACATCTACTCAGTTAACGCTTCCGGACACATTTCTTGCTTTACGTGCCAAATCAGGAGACCTGACGGCGGCGAGTGCCTCTACAACGACGCTACTCTCAGCGCCTCCGGGAACAGAATCACCATCAACTGTGCTGGACCTGATGTTCCGCAAGTCTACATTTATGATATCGTGAGTTGGAAATTTTGTTcctaatttgttttatatttgaagaGTCAAAAAGTTTCTCGCATTTTTGTTACCTGTAAAAGAgattaacataagaaataagaaaCCATTTATCACATGATAATACATTAATAGAAAACTGCGAAAATGAGTGTTTAAATTGCTATACATTTCCAACCTTTTTTAATCTCTTGTAGTATTTTGAGGCACTATCATTATTACACTTCAGTTTGGGGTTAGACCAACAAACTTTTTCAAGCATAATATAGACAGAATTTTGCTTAGTTTTTTTATGAGTAAGTCAGAGCCAATTTTGATAGAAAAGTCATTGAAAGTGATGCAGAGGAGACTAAATCCAACCAAATATTTCCAGGACGGTAATTACATCAGAACCTGGGATGACAACGCAGAGCTAACAGCATTGATGGCGAACAGAGTGCTCCCGACTACCATCCGTATGTCGGTGCCCATAGCCGCCGGTTTTCCTGAAGCAGATGTCCAGATCCAAGTGCCAGCTGACTACATGGACCGCTCTAATGTGCCACTTCTTGTCTATGTGTGAGTAGgaatttgtttcattatataaaatgtattgctAGGTCCTTACTATAGCTATTTTtaaggattaaaataaatattttatattctaataggTTTATAGAATTCAGAGGTCAGTCATagtaaatttacattaaacgCTAGTCATTTAGAAGAATTAGAGTTATTAGCCTCCAAATTCCTTATAAgattcagtatttttataattcgacAATAAACGAGACAAATTATGATATACCTAAAACTTTATCTTCATAtctgtattattgtaaaattataccACATAATTTGTAATTCCTATGGTATCAAACTTCAATTCCCTTTAAagcaatatcaaatattaagaACTTCCTACCTactaacttgtaaatatttattccagtTACGGTGGACCCGACACTGCTCTGGTGACTAAACAATGGAGCATCGACTGGGGCAGCTCCCTGGTCAGTCGATGGGGTATTGCCGTGGCGCAAATCGACGGCCGAGGGTCTGGACTGCGCGGTGTTGCCAACCTGTTTGCTGTCAACAGGCGCCTGGGCACCATTGAAATTGAGGACCAGATCTCTGTTACTAGGTGAATTTAGTTGGAATATATTTGGGCATAGAATGgccatgaaataaataatttcaggCCTATCTGTTGGAGGTGGTTGCGTTCTTTTGAATGAATTAATAGCCTAcctaaaactattataaaaaaacaatttctttatttttttatagtagttttAGGTAGGCTATTGCTGTAAATCTTTTTTCTATGTAGTTAATCCATGTTATCTGTATAAAACAGACCAGATTCTTAATAAGagtattgaaatattgaatGGATAATCTATATCTACTTCTTTACATCTGTCTCTATCCCACTGTGgagttgttttaaaatattgattagcTGCTATTTCTTTTTAATCTTCCTGATGTGTAGTTAACGCAACATATATCACTTAGCCAGCAGTGATGGCATAGCCtagtttatgaattatcgcttactttaaggGTAAAGGAAAACACTGGGACGGAACCCGAATGCCTGAGatgttttctataagaattttgagagtatgtgaaatctgccaatccATATTAGGCCAGGATAGTGAAAAACAGCTTAATTCGTCTCTGTAatggaggtccgtgcccaagcctgggacagtatatacaaggctaatataattattgctttCCTAAGCAGcaccaaataaaattttgcttatttttacAACCAGCCTGCCTTCTGTCAATGTAATCTGTATTGATTTCCTTACTCTTTCTATCTAGACATATCCAAGAAAACCTCCGCTGGGTGGACTCGAACCGCACCTGCATCTGGGGCTGGTCGTACGGTGGGTACGCGGCGTCGCTCGCTCTGGCTCGTGGTCAAGGAGTATTCCGCTGCGCTGCAGCCGTCGCGCCTGTGGTCGACTGGAGATTCTATGGTatatcttatttaatattataaacggaATGTTTATGAAAGTGTTTGGATTTTTGTAAGAAGAAAACGCAAAAACAGCTGGatggatttagataaaatatggCACTCGGGATAGATTATGTCCTTAGTCCACACTACTTTTTGTCCTGGCAATTTGCTATCATAAGGAATAGTgtgttatttatctattttttttaaatagatgacgctgGTCTTGTACAGATTGTGTCAGGGATCGATATCGCGATTTTAGGATTAAGAAGGGAATAATTTTCACGCGGCTGAAGCTACGAGCAACAACTATTATTTACTTCAATCATAATATGGATGTAGTTGAAACtgtgttaaatatttagattgtatagatttaattaattatctgtAAAAGCATTCTGAAAACTAGTCCGTGATATTGAGACATGTTGCGCCGggattttagttttagaaaaagCTCAAACTTTAGTTCCTTAGCGAAAGTGTTTTTTAAACCTATTGCATTAAACAACTGTCCTTGATTTACCATATTTATCCGTTTCTCAGGGTAGCCGTTCAAACAAAGCTAAAGCCTCACAATAAACCTAACCGCCACAAAAAGTGTACCTTTTGTCGGTTTCcataaggttttttattttattcaatttcttTTCAGACACAATCTACACTGAGCGGTACATGGATCTACCATTAGATAATCCGCAAGGATATGCCAATTCATCATTATTAACAGAGGATGTGGTACGTGACATATCTATTATACCTTGTAAAACCTTATATTGCGTAACATActcgaaatataatattaagaatattacTCAGCATTCTGAATTAGAGTGCAATATATCAGGATGAGGAATGCGCTGTGATGCCGTCCAGTTTCTGATGGATTCTAAGGTCTAACGGTTCTACTGTTCAAGAACTGTGCGACAATAATTCAACCTactttaaagttaatttaaaaaacgatcTCATCTTAATCTTCCATCAGATCCCGAGATTAAACCAATCAATAATGTCGTTTATAAGCATATAAAAAGAACCTAAttctaattggtccattttcatgATCCCTCGAAACAGAGCGACAGTAAagttataatcaataaaattaatttaaacacatttatctTTTCACATCACATCACatttatcaagatttttttctaACCAAAGGTGGAAGCCTATCGAGACAAGAGCTACTTCCTGATCCACGGTACGGCCGACGACAATGTGCATTACCAACACGCCATGTTAATCTCTCGGCTGCTGCAGAGGCGAGACGTGTACTTTACGCAAATGGTAAGGATACAAGTCATTGGAgatttaatatacaatattttaatatgacatTGCTGTGAGCGGTATGACTCTCcactgaggtcccgggttcaaacttagagtcaggcaaagtgatattgggtttgtcTTCTCAGTATCAaggtttggaatttgtgcccgatagggAGATAGGCTGGCTCCCCATCACATCACATAACCATACAAATATGGCGAAAATGGGGggcctggttgcacctctacc is a genomic window of Manduca sexta isolate Smith_Timp_Sample1 chromosome 22, JHU_Msex_v1.0, whole genome shotgun sequence containing:
- the LOC115442150 gene encoding venom dipeptidyl peptidase 4 isoform X2; protein product: MVAIIAVVVTLVVVFTGSDAEAEPIVSTTEGPTTPISTTTPSTTTTTTTTTTTTTEAPTTEPPPEPLDLESIINGVFSPNSFNATWSQGSDVLFRSVNGDLVLYDVDTDTTTTLISNTSETLQASSRVIQLSADQTHVVLAYNVAPVYRYSFLARYAVVDLLVGNEIDILPPTLRSSEAFLQNFVWGPSGTALAFVYLNNIYYQANLTSEPEQITTTGQLNVIYHGIPDWVYEEEVFGSNNAIYFSADGSKMAYVTFDDTNVRVMKVPHYGVPGSVDYQYTQHHEIRYPKPGTTNPTVSVTIRDLDLRNDTVFYAPNDLQQPILKSVRFVNNDTIAVMWTNRVQTTFRVLLCTDGQTSCNLIYSYTENDGWIDNIPLVFNRLGNAFITILPQPVGGVLYKQIVQISQSASGNLWSSNAILNTPQTVGDIMDWSPDNVIWYRATHINDSAEQHIYSVNASGHISCFTCQIRRPDGGECLYNDATLSASGNRITINCAGPDVPQVYIYDIDGNYIRTWDDNAELTALMANRVLPTTIRMSVPIAAGFPEADVQIQVPADYMDRSNVPLLVYVYGGPDTALVTKQWSIDWGSSLVSRWGIAVAQIDGRGSGLRGVANLFAVNRRLGTIEIEDQISVTRHIQENLRWVDSNRTCIWGWSYGGYAASLALARGQGVFRCAAAVAPVVDWRFYDTIYTERYMDLPLDNPQGYANSSLLTEDVVEAYRDKSYFLIHGTADDNVHYQHAMLISRLLQRRDVYFTQMSYTDEDHGLVGVRPHLYHALENFLHENMF
- the LOC115442150 gene encoding venom dipeptidyl peptidase 4 isoform X1; this encodes MAQDNGNTSLEMGTSDQVLVATKRKKTLTYVIGGVIMVAIIAVVVTLVVVFTGSDAEAEPIVSTTEGPTTPISTTTPSTTTTTTTTTTTTTEAPTTEPPPEPLDLESIINGVFSPNSFNATWSQGSDVLFRSVNGDLVLYDVDTDTTTTLISNTSETLQASSRVIQLSADQTHVVLAYNVAPVYRYSFLARYAVVDLLVGNEIDILPPTLRSSEAFLQNFVWGPSGTALAFVYLNNIYYQANLTSEPEQITTTGQLNVIYHGIPDWVYEEEVFGSNNAIYFSADGSKMAYVTFDDTNVRVMKVPHYGVPGSVDYQYTQHHEIRYPKPGTTNPTVSVTIRDLDLRNDTVFYAPNDLQQPILKSVRFVNNDTIAVMWTNRVQTTFRVLLCTDGQTSCNLIYSYTENDGWIDNIPLVFNRLGNAFITILPQPVGGVLYKQIVQISQSASGNLWSSNAILNTPQTVGDIMDWSPDNVIWYRATHINDSAEQHIYSVNASGHISCFTCQIRRPDGGECLYNDATLSASGNRITINCAGPDVPQVYIYDIDGNYIRTWDDNAELTALMANRVLPTTIRMSVPIAAGFPEADVQIQVPADYMDRSNVPLLVYVYGGPDTALVTKQWSIDWGSSLVSRWGIAVAQIDGRGSGLRGVANLFAVNRRLGTIEIEDQISVTRHIQENLRWVDSNRTCIWGWSYGGYAASLALARGQGVFRCAAAVAPVVDWRFYDTIYTERYMDLPLDNPQGYANSSLLTEDVVEAYRDKSYFLIHGTADDNVHYQHAMLISRLLQRRDVYFTQMSYTDEDHGLVGVRPHLYHALENFLHENMF